Proteins encoded in a region of the Teredinibacter purpureus genome:
- a CDS encoding acetate uptake transporter — protein sequence MSMVSELVGHEVVTIKTTDLTANPAPLGLMGFGMTTVLLNLHNAGLFSLGSMILAMGIFYGGIAQVIAGILEWKKGNTFGTTAFISYGFFWMTLVGLLVLPKMGLVEAPENSAMVAWLTIWGIFTAILFVGTLKLNRSLQFIFASLVVLFFLLAIGDAMDSALIKTIAGYEGIICGASAIYAAAAQIINETHGRDVLPL from the coding sequence ATGAGTATGGTAAGTGAGCTGGTAGGGCATGAAGTCGTAACAATTAAAACTACCGACCTAACGGCTAACCCAGCACCACTTGGGCTGATGGGATTTGGTATGACGACGGTGCTATTGAATTTACACAATGCCGGACTGTTTTCGTTGGGGTCGATGATTCTAGCCATGGGGATATTCTACGGTGGTATTGCACAAGTGATAGCGGGAATATTGGAATGGAAAAAAGGAAATACGTTTGGTACTACCGCCTTTATATCGTACGGTTTTTTCTGGATGACGTTAGTGGGGTTGCTTGTGCTTCCCAAGATGGGGCTCGTAGAGGCTCCTGAAAATTCAGCAATGGTAGCATGGCTTACTATTTGGGGTATTTTTACGGCCATTCTTTTTGTCGGCACACTAAAGTTAAATCGTTCTCTTCAGTTTATTTTTGCATCACTTGTCGTATTGTTTTTCTTATTGGCGATTGGAGACGCAATGGATAGTGCGCTGATTAAGACAATTGCTGGTTATGAGGGGATTATTTGCGGAGCTTCGGCTATCTATGCCGCGGCGGCTCAAATTATAAATGAAACGCATGGTCGCGATGTGTTGCCTCTTTAA
- a CDS encoding TrmH family RNA methyltransferase, with translation MPTDSPEYTKRKQFFNQLLTIYGRKPCLEAITDKNVDIFRLHLADSNKSAKILDDITSQASKRGAEILYHDKKALSRISKNSKQDQGVALDLVLKGFKEHTDYLAEGIPENAQFIALDKVTNPQNVGMIIRSVCASPLAGLILPRNGCAKLDSLVIKASAGTLFRANILRCDSLTDCLLDFKNAGANIVGLDCNAKTSLSDYPNRGRQVFILGNETEGLSNACEKICNQTIKIPMRNKVESLNVAITAGIIAFRTFY, from the coding sequence ATGCCTACCGACTCACCCGAATATACGAAACGAAAACAATTTTTTAATCAATTACTCACAATATACGGTCGCAAACCCTGCCTAGAAGCCATTACTGACAAAAATGTAGATATTTTTCGTCTACATTTAGCCGATTCGAATAAATCTGCAAAAATATTGGATGACATTACCTCTCAGGCCAGTAAGCGCGGAGCAGAAATTTTATATCACGATAAAAAAGCGCTTTCTCGTATCTCTAAAAATAGTAAGCAAGACCAAGGCGTTGCCCTTGACTTAGTGCTAAAAGGTTTTAAAGAACATACCGATTATCTCGCAGAGGGAATTCCCGAAAACGCACAATTCATTGCTCTCGATAAAGTCACTAACCCCCAAAATGTTGGCATGATTATCCGCTCTGTCTGCGCTTCGCCCCTAGCAGGTTTAATACTCCCTCGTAACGGCTGCGCCAAGTTAGATTCCCTCGTAATTAAAGCCAGTGCCGGCACCTTATTTAGAGCCAATATTCTTCGCTGTGATTCTCTAACAGACTGCCTTTTGGACTTCAAAAACGCCGGTGCAAATATTGTTGGCCTGGACTGTAATGCAAAGACATCGCTTTCTGACTACCCCAACAGAGGTCGACAGGTTTTTATACTAGGCAATGAAACAGAAGGGTTGTCGAATGCGTGTGAAAAAATATGTAATCAAACGATTAAAATACCGATGCGAAATAAAGTAGAGTCGCTGAACGTGGCTATAACGGCCGGGATCATTGCTTTTCGAACGTTCTATTAG
- a CDS encoding CBS domain-containing protein, which produces MHSILVEDYMDTNPHAISDKATVREAVSLFMRERIPGAPVINDEKTLIGFISEQDCIKEMLNDVFYCEESPAVTAVMSRNVRTVSPNASILEIAEAMSKAPPKNYPVVNEGKLVGLLSRKHILTALVETNEDCYIHH; this is translated from the coding sequence ATGCACTCGATTCTGGTTGAAGACTATATGGACACCAACCCACACGCCATCAGTGATAAAGCCACCGTACGAGAGGCCGTAAGCTTATTTATGCGCGAACGTATTCCCGGCGCTCCCGTAATTAATGACGAAAAGACTCTAATTGGCTTTATTTCCGAACAAGATTGCATAAAGGAAATGCTAAACGACGTGTTTTACTGTGAAGAGTCTCCTGCGGTAACCGCCGTAATGAGTCGCAATGTACGAACGGTATCGCCCAACGCAAGTATATTAGAAATTGCAGAGGCAATGTCTAAAGCTCCACCAAAAAACTACCCGGTCGTAAATGAGGGTAAGTTAGTAGGCCTCTTATCGCGCAAGCACATTCTTACGGCTCTGGTCGAAACCAACGAAGACTGTTATATTCACCATTAA
- a CDS encoding peptidylprolyl isomerase yields the protein MRKALILLSLLTTFYSFCAHSEENPKIYFETDLGRMVIELYPQKAPITVANFLEYVDAGFYDGTIFHRVIDDFVVQGGGHTFDFKRKATRAPIVNESANQLLNLQATLSMARTGDPDSATSQFFINIKHNTHLDARGDIPGYAVFAKVIEGFDVVKKIEKEPRGLYRAHPEAPNYPVRILEAKRLAAVKPNAPAALQLEAN from the coding sequence ATGAGAAAAGCCCTTATTCTGTTATCTCTACTCACTACCTTTTACTCTTTTTGTGCTCATTCAGAAGAAAACCCAAAGATCTATTTCGAAACTGATCTGGGCCGTATGGTGATAGAGTTATACCCTCAAAAAGCCCCCATCACGGTCGCCAACTTTCTAGAATACGTTGACGCGGGCTTCTACGACGGCACTATTTTTCATCGAGTGATTGACGACTTTGTAGTACAAGGTGGTGGCCACACTTTCGACTTCAAGCGCAAAGCTACTCGTGCGCCGATCGTTAATGAATCAGCAAATCAATTGCTGAACCTACAGGCAACGCTCTCAATGGCACGCACCGGAGACCCTGATAGCGCCACCTCGCAATTTTTTATTAACATTAAACACAATACCCATCTTGATGCTCGTGGAGACATCCCAGGCTATGCCGTATTTGCAAAAGTTATAGAAGGTTTCGACGTTGTAAAGAAAATAGAAAAAGAGCCTCGCGGCCTATATCGCGCGCATCCAGAGGCCCCCAATTACCCTGTGCGTATTCTTGAAGCAAAACGACTCGCTGCAGTAAAGCCCAACGCTCCAGCAGCACTGCAGTTAGAGGCAAATTAA
- a CDS encoding TIGR04211 family SH3 domain-containing protein has product MKTKNYVLYTCIVALLSAFSLMMIPSQALSQSDVRYVSDVLFVPLRSGQGNQFRIVNAGLKSGTALTFLEQGETDQWAKVRTDKGIEGWIRTQYIMTNIPSSLKLDQTLNELANAKKTLQDLSSENKQLQQTNAQLTTKATNATRGELTMASELEKIKTLSAGAISLEQRYTQLLQKHQIIQTDFDVLKAENEKLTNDARATFMIYGVGILLFGVFLAYVLPAIKPNKRQTEWR; this is encoded by the coding sequence ATGAAGACTAAAAACTACGTGCTTTATACCTGTATCGTTGCACTACTTTCAGCCTTTTCGTTAATGATGATACCCAGCCAAGCCCTTTCTCAATCAGATGTACGCTATGTATCAGACGTTCTTTTCGTGCCTTTAAGAAGTGGGCAAGGAAATCAATTTAGAATTGTAAATGCAGGCTTAAAAAGTGGTACCGCTCTAACATTTCTCGAACAAGGTGAAACCGATCAGTGGGCAAAAGTAAGAACGGATAAAGGTATAGAAGGGTGGATTCGAACGCAATATATCATGACGAATATACCCTCTAGTTTAAAACTCGATCAAACGCTCAATGAACTTGCCAACGCAAAAAAAACACTCCAAGACCTCTCGTCCGAAAACAAACAACTACAGCAGACTAACGCCCAGCTCACCACCAAAGCGACGAATGCCACACGCGGCGAACTAACAATGGCGAGCGAGTTGGAAAAAATCAAAACGCTGTCAGCCGGCGCTATAAGCTTAGAGCAACGCTATACCCAGCTGCTTCAAAAACACCAAATAATTCAGACGGATTTCGATGTACTAAAAGCAGAAAACGAAAAGCTGACTAACGATGCCCGCGCAACATTTATGATCTATGGCGTAGGCATATTACTTTTCGGTGTTTTTCTTGCCTATGTATTACCCGCCATTAAACCCAACAAACGTCAAACTGAATGGCGTTAA
- a CDS encoding YciI family protein, whose amino-acid sequence MLYAIISEDTENSLSKRLSVRPAHLARLKQLRDEARLILAGPHPSIDSTDPGEAGFSGSLVVAEFDSLQHAKDWADEDPYVSAGVYANVIVKPFKKVLP is encoded by the coding sequence ATGCTTTACGCCATTATCAGTGAAGACACTGAAAACTCACTTAGCAAACGATTAAGCGTTCGCCCTGCTCACCTTGCACGCCTTAAACAGCTACGTGACGAAGCTCGCCTCATTCTCGCCGGCCCGCACCCCTCAATTGATTCAACCGACCCAGGTGAAGCTGGATTTAGCGGCAGCCTAGTCGTTGCCGAGTTTGACTCCCTGCAACACGCAAAAGATTGGGCAGACGAAGATCCCTACGTCAGTGCTGGCGTGTACGCAAATGTAATTGTGAAGCCGTTCAAGAAAGTGCTGCCGTAA
- a CDS encoding VC0807 family protein translates to MTNNSSEIPASSAPKKENAFLNIALNIVIPTVILMKFSGPDDLGPQLGVIVALAFPIGYGVMDYFRAKKINFFSALGVLSILLTGGITLLELDPKYIAIKEATIPALFGLATLISLKTRYPLVKTFLFNDNVMQTKKVHDALAKSANEPQFERCLINASYMIASSFALSSVLNYALAKWVLVSAPGTEEFNAELGKMTALSLPVITLPAMAVLIFALFYLFRQITKLTGLSLEEVFVDPEEHKKR, encoded by the coding sequence ATGACCAACAACAGCTCAGAAATACCCGCCTCAAGTGCGCCCAAAAAAGAAAATGCCTTCTTAAACATCGCACTTAACATTGTTATTCCCACCGTCATTTTAATGAAGTTCAGTGGGCCAGACGATTTAGGGCCCCAGCTGGGCGTCATTGTCGCGCTGGCATTCCCTATTGGATACGGTGTGATGGATTATTTTCGCGCGAAGAAAATCAACTTCTTTTCGGCGTTGGGCGTGCTCAGTATTCTTCTGACCGGCGGCATAACGTTGCTCGAGCTGGACCCAAAATACATTGCGATTAAAGAAGCAACTATCCCAGCCCTATTTGGCCTTGCCACACTTATCTCATTAAAAACACGCTACCCATTAGTGAAGACTTTTTTGTTCAACGATAATGTTATGCAAACCAAAAAGGTGCATGACGCGCTGGCCAAAAGCGCGAACGAACCTCAATTTGAACGCTGCTTAATCAATGCGTCTTATATGATTGCCTCTTCCTTCGCTCTTTCATCTGTTTTAAATTACGCCCTTGCCAAATGGGTGTTAGTTAGCGCTCCCGGCACAGAGGAATTTAATGCCGAATTAGGTAAAATGACCGCGTTAAGCTTACCCGTCATTACATTACCCGCTATGGCCGTGTTAATTTTTGCGCTTTTTTACCTGTTCAGACAAATCACAAAGCTTACAGGGTTAAGTTTAGAAGAAGTTTTTGTTGACCCAGAAGAACACAAAAAGCGCTAA